In Arsenophonus sp. aPb, one DNA window encodes the following:
- the metK gene encoding methionine adenosyltransferase — protein MTTHLFTSESVSEGHPDKIADQISDAVLDAILEQDPNARVACETYVKTGMVMVGGEITTSAWVDIEEITRRTIREIGYTSSDMGFDANSCAVISAIGKQSPDINQGVDRANPLEQGAGDQGIMFGYANNETDVLMPAPITYAHRLVERQAEMRKNGTLPWLRPDAKSQITFQYENNKIVGIDTIVLSTQHAEEIKQDTLSEAVMDEIIKPVLPTEWLHKNTKYFINPTGRFVIGGPMGDCGLTGRKIIVDTYGGMARHGGGAFSGKDPSKVDRSAAYAARYVAKNIVAAGLADRCEIQISYAIGIAEPTSIMIETFGTEKIANETLVHLVHEIFDLRPYGLVKMLNLLKPIYRQTAAYGHFGRSQFPWEKTDKVAELRAAAGLTNE, from the coding sequence ATGACCACACATCTTTTCACTTCTGAATCAGTCTCAGAAGGTCATCCTGATAAAATTGCTGACCAAATTTCAGACGCGGTTCTCGATGCAATTCTTGAGCAAGATCCAAATGCACGCGTTGCCTGTGAAACCTATGTAAAAACAGGTATGGTAATGGTTGGCGGTGAAATTACGACTAGCGCCTGGGTAGATATAGAAGAAATTACGCGGCGTACAATACGTGAAATCGGCTATACCAGCTCCGATATGGGCTTTGATGCCAACTCATGTGCTGTTATCAGTGCAATTGGCAAACAATCTCCTGATATAAATCAAGGCGTAGATCGCGCAAATCCTTTGGAACAAGGCGCTGGCGATCAAGGGATCATGTTTGGTTATGCTAATAACGAAACCGATGTTCTTATGCCGGCGCCAATAACTTATGCCCACCGCTTAGTCGAACGCCAAGCTGAAATGCGAAAAAATGGTACCTTACCTTGGTTACGTCCAGATGCTAAAAGCCAAATTACTTTCCAATATGAAAATAATAAAATCGTGGGCATTGATACCATTGTCTTATCTACTCAGCATGCTGAGGAAATTAAACAAGACACCTTATCAGAAGCCGTAATGGACGAAATTATTAAGCCAGTATTACCGACAGAATGGCTACACAAAAATACCAAATATTTTATTAATCCCACAGGTCGTTTTGTTATAGGCGGCCCAATGGGCGATTGTGGCTTAACCGGCCGTAAAATTATCGTCGATACTTATGGTGGCATGGCTCGCCATGGTGGTGGTGCTTTTTCTGGTAAAGATCCCTCTAAAGTCGATCGTTCTGCTGCCTATGCTGCGCGCTATGTAGCAAAGAATATTGTTGCCGCAGGACTGGCTGATCGCTGTGAAATTCAAATTTCCTATGCGATTGGTATCGCTGAGCCAACATCCATCATGATAGAAACTTTCGGTACAGAAAAAATAGCCAATGAAACGCTTGTTCATTTAGTGCATGAAATTTTTGATCTACGTCCCTATGGTCTAGTCAAAATGCTCAATTTATTAAAACCTATTTACCGTCAAACCGCAGCATATGGACATTTTGGCCGTTCTCAATTTCCATGGGAAAAAACAGATAAAGTTGCTGAACTTCGTGCAGCCGCAGGTTTAACTAACGAGTAG
- a CDS encoding SprT family zinc-dependent metalloprotease, which translates to MKSQRVPIALQQIVMRVLRNKLATASTKLEKTFTEPLINYRQRGTIAGSAHLQAWEIRLNPILLIENGEIFINQVIPHELAHLLVYHCFGKTAPHGKEWKWMMAVILEVLPQTTHQFALTSIRKQIFHYHCQCDLSHQLTLRRHNKIQHGKGEYICKKCGQYLVWQNQ; encoded by the coding sequence ATGAAATCACAGCGAGTACCGATTGCTTTACAACAGATTGTCATGCGAGTATTGCGCAACAAACTGGCTACAGCGAGTACTAAATTGGAAAAAACCTTTACAGAACCGTTGATCAATTACCGACAGCGAGGAACCATTGCCGGTAGTGCCCATCTACAAGCATGGGAAATTCGGCTTAACCCGATTTTACTGATTGAAAATGGTGAGATTTTTATCAATCAAGTTATTCCCCATGAGTTAGCCCACTTATTGGTTTATCACTGTTTTGGTAAAACAGCCCCGCATGGTAAAGAATGGAAATGGATGATGGCAGTGATCCTCGAAGTTCTACCGCAGACAACACATCAGTTTGCATTAACCTCCATTCGTAAGCAGATCTTTCATTACCATTGCCAGTGCGACCTATCACATCAATTGACCCTACGCCGGCACAACAAAATCCAACACGGGAAAGGGGAGTATATTTGCAAAAAATGTGGTCAATATCTCGTTTGGCAAAATCAATAG
- the mgtE gene encoding magnesium transporter produces the protein MKLTSLQKTAPSVVCPANSHAENFNEQHHNNFDEVKVSAYMSQSYIAVSMNDSVAAIKNNLANIITGDQIPTYLYVTDKDKYLNGLLLMKTLLTSSDELLVSDIMRRDFFSVSPEQSREEVFALLNHCDVDSIPVVEFSKLKGVLRAQDIAELIEDENTQDAHLQGATLPLEVPYMSTSPITLWRKRVVWLLMLFVAEAYTGTVLKAFSDQLESAISLAFFIPLLIGTGGNSGTQITSTLVRAMALGEVSLRNLGAVLKKEISTSFLVALTIGCVGIFRAWILDVGYQVTLVVGLTMMAITVWSAIVSSIIPMVLKRLNIDPAIVSAPFIATFIDGTGLIIYFEIAKMIMTDLA, from the coding sequence ATGAAGTTAACATCCCTACAAAAAACGGCGCCCAGCGTGGTGTGTCCGGCCAATAGTCATGCAGAAAATTTCAATGAGCAGCATCATAATAATTTTGATGAAGTAAAAGTTAGTGCTTATATGAGTCAATCCTATATCGCTGTTTCTATGAATGATTCTGTTGCTGCTATTAAAAATAATCTGGCTAATATAATTACCGGCGATCAGATCCCGACTTATCTTTATGTTACTGATAAAGATAAATATCTAAATGGCCTGTTATTGATGAAAACATTATTAACCTCATCGGATGAACTACTTGTCTCAGATATTATGAGACGTGATTTCTTTTCTGTTTCACCAGAACAATCACGTGAAGAGGTTTTTGCTCTGCTTAATCATTGTGATGTTGATTCTATTCCGGTTGTGGAGTTTTCTAAACTAAAAGGGGTATTGCGCGCTCAAGATATCGCTGAATTAATTGAGGATGAGAACACCCAAGATGCCCACCTGCAAGGGGCAACACTACCTTTAGAAGTGCCTTATATGTCAACCAGCCCAATAACATTATGGCGTAAACGCGTTGTTTGGTTATTGATGTTATTTGTGGCTGAAGCTTATACTGGTACAGTATTGAAAGCCTTTTCCGATCAGCTGGAATCGGCTATTTCATTAGCTTTTTTTATTCCTTTATTAATTGGCACTGGTGGTAATAGTGGTACTCAAATAACTTCTACTTTAGTTAGGGCAATGGCGCTAGGAGAAGTGAGTTTACGTAATTTAGGTGCAGTGCTTAAAAAAGAGATATCTACGTCCTTTTTAGTGGCATTAACGATAGGTTGTGTTGGCATATTTCGTGCTTGGATCCTGGATGTTGGCTATCAAGTTACCCTTGTTGTTGGTTTGACTATGATGGCAATTACTGTGTGGAGTGCGATCGTTTCTTCTATTATTCCAATGGTACTAAAACGATTGAATATTGATCCTGCTATTGTTTCTGCTCCATTTATTGCTACTTTTATAGATGGCACAGGATTAATTATTTACTTTGAAATTGCTAAGATGATTATGACTGATTTAGCTTGA
- a CDS encoding DUF6694 family lipoprotein, with protein MRFNLLIFFISFLLLGCEQQLKLNGENKQLLRSSIAEVRDSLSFEKQQQFDEAIDITMFNSINFDEYRQLGESAASRALEKRICRTLDGKTAEQVINEAKNIKIDRLAFDEHLLF; from the coding sequence ATGAGATTTAATCTATTAATTTTCTTCATCAGTTTTTTGTTGTTGGGTTGTGAACAACAATTAAAACTAAATGGCGAAAATAAGCAATTATTACGTTCTTCTATTGCTGAAGTACGAGATTCTCTTTCTTTTGAAAAGCAGCAACAATTTGACGAAGCTATTGATATTACTATGTTTAATAGTATTAATTTTGATGAATATCGTCAACTTGGTGAAAGCGCTGCTTCAAGAGCATTGGAAAAACGGATTTGCCGCACCTTAGATGGTAAAACAGCAGAACAAGTTATTAATGAAGCAAAAAATATAAAAATAGATCGTCTGGCGTTTGATGAACATTTGCTTTTTTAA
- a CDS encoding YceI family protein: protein MLKNFFLAIVTTILLSSVNSAIAANYKIDNEGQHAFVQFRIQHLGYSWVYGSFKNFTGSFTFDEKNPQNDQVKVVINTASIDTNHAERDKHLRSTDFFNVKKYPEATFISTKVSQVKGAYHIDGQLTLNGVTKPLVLNAILIGKGDDPWGGYRVGFEATGKIKLKDFNFKKDLGPKSQEAELIISLEGVKLP, encoded by the coding sequence ATGTTGAAAAATTTTTTTTTAGCTATAGTAACCACAATTTTGCTATCGAGCGTTAATTCAGCAATAGCCGCAAATTATAAAATTGATAATGAAGGTCAACATGCTTTTGTTCAGTTTCGCATCCAACATTTAGGGTACAGTTGGGTTTATGGTAGTTTTAAGAATTTTACCGGTAGTTTCACCTTTGATGAAAAAAATCCACAAAATGATCAAGTTAAGGTGGTGATCAATACTGCAAGCATTGATACTAATCATGCAGAACGCGATAAGCATTTACGTAGTACCGATTTTTTTAATGTAAAAAAATATCCTGAGGCAACTTTTATTTCCACTAAGGTCAGTCAAGTCAAGGGTGCTTATCATATAGATGGGCAATTGACGTTAAATGGTGTAACAAAACCGTTAGTACTTAATGCTATCTTAATCGGAAAAGGTGACGATCCATGGGGGGGTTATCGGGTAGGTTTTGAGGCAACTGGAAAAATTAAATTGAAAGATTTTAATTTTAAAAAAGATCTCGGACCTAAATCGCAAGAAGCTGAACTTATTATTTCTCTTGAAGGTGTTAAGTTACCTTAA
- a CDS encoding cytochrome b, whose amino-acid sequence MLWKNTSTQFGHISILIHWLVALTVYGMFALGLWMVSLNYYDTWYHKAPEIHKSIGFVLFLLMMFRVLWRFISPPPKALDSYSNLVKISSTLVQISLYLLLFGIFISGYLISTADGQPISIFGYFEIPAIWSDEGVQADSAGVVHLYLAWTLIIVSILHAIAALKHHFFDRDITLKRILGIRSRN is encoded by the coding sequence ATGCTTTGGAAGAATACTTCCACCCAGTTTGGTCATATATCAATTTTAATTCACTGGTTGGTTGCGCTTACTGTTTATGGAATGTTTGCGTTGGGGCTTTGGATGGTCTCTTTAAATTACTATGATACTTGGTATCATAAAGCGCCAGAAATTCATAAGAGTATCGGCTTTGTTTTGTTCTTGCTGATGATGTTTCGTGTTCTATGGCGCTTCATTTCACCACCACCAAAAGCACTAGATAGCTATAGCAACTTAGTAAAGATAAGTTCTACTCTCGTCCAAATTTCTCTTTATTTACTTTTATTTGGCATATTTATTAGTGGTTATTTAATTTCTACTGCTGATGGTCAGCCTATTTCAATATTCGGTTATTTTGAGATCCCGGCAATATGGTCAGATGAGGGAGTACAGGCTGATAGTGCAGGTGTTGTACATCTTTATTTGGCTTGGACACTTATTATTGTTTCAATTCTTCATGCGATTGCAGCATTGAAACATCATTTTTTTGATCGTGATATTACCTTAAAGCGCATACTTGGAATTCGTTCAAGAAACTAA
- a CDS encoding porin, with product MNRMKIRRIVLLTLVFSINNIANGAEIYNQDGNKLDLYGKIDVRNHIGKGKSGGDDSRVRVGIKGSTEISANLTGFGQFEWETMTNKTEDNHIDKNRLAYVGINHKYLGSVDYGRNYGVLYHIDGWIDVLPMFWDDGISMADNYMNGRNRNLLTYRNNNFFGYIDGLNIALQYQGKNTTNNKSGVSAAKQNNGDGYGLSVIYNTDFGLNFGGSYSNSHNINNDIAYYYANGKRAEAWSIGAKYNANNVYLASTYIETRNMTPFGSINTNIAPKTETFEIVAQYTFDYGLKPSFAYIQAKGKDLGEYGDNYLNKFISLGSFYYFNKNFAALLDYKINLLDKNKFTENYGISTDNVLGLGLVYYF from the coding sequence ATGAATAGAATGAAAATAAGGCGTATTGTATTGTTAACGTTAGTATTTTCCATAAATAATATTGCCAATGGCGCTGAAATATATAATCAAGATGGAAATAAGTTAGATCTGTATGGAAAAATTGATGTGCGAAATCATATTGGTAAAGGTAAAAGTGGTGGGGATGATTCAAGAGTTCGTGTTGGAATTAAAGGCAGCACAGAAATTTCTGCTAACCTCACTGGATTTGGTCAATTTGAATGGGAAACAATGACTAATAAAACTGAGGATAACCATATAGATAAAAATCGATTAGCCTATGTTGGAATTAATCATAAATATTTAGGTTCCGTTGATTATGGCCGTAATTATGGTGTGCTATATCACATTGACGGCTGGATTGATGTTTTGCCTATGTTTTGGGATGATGGCATTTCAATGGCTGATAATTACATGAACGGTAGAAATAGAAACCTACTTACCTATCGCAACAACAATTTCTTTGGCTATATTGATGGATTAAACATTGCATTACAATACCAAGGAAAAAATACAACTAATAATAAATCAGGTGTAAGTGCAGCCAAGCAAAATAACGGTGACGGCTACGGTCTATCAGTCATTTATAATACCGATTTTGGACTAAATTTTGGCGGAAGTTATAGTAATTCACATAATATCAATAATGACATAGCTTATTATTATGCTAATGGAAAACGCGCAGAAGCTTGGAGTATTGGAGCCAAATATAATGCTAATAACGTCTATTTGGCATCAACTTACATTGAAACACGTAATATGACCCCTTTTGGTTCGATCAATACCAATATTGCACCTAAAACGGAAACTTTTGAAATTGTCGCTCAATATACATTCGATTATGGTTTGAAACCATCATTTGCTTATATTCAAGCTAAAGGAAAAGATCTTGGCGAATATGGCGATAATTACTTAAACAAATTCATATCGCTAGGTTCATTCTACTATTTTAATAAGAATTTTGCTGCATTGCTAGATTATAAAATTAATTTATTGGATAAGAACAAATTTACTGAAAATTATGGCATTAGTACCGACAATGTTTTAGGTTTAGGATTAGTCTATTATTTTTAA